The following coding sequences are from one Rutidosis leptorrhynchoides isolate AG116_Rl617_1_P2 chromosome 11, CSIRO_AGI_Rlap_v1, whole genome shotgun sequence window:
- the LOC139876121 gene encoding uncharacterized protein, giving the protein MKLLKCFELTSGLKVNYNKSCLFGVGIDKIEVEEMASVFGCKRGSFPMTYLGLPIGANMKKLSNWRPVIDKFEKRLSDWKARTISFGGRLTLVNEVLNSLPLYYFSFFRVPPSVLNKLEKVRRNFFWGGSGDINKISWVKWDDVIRPWADGGLNLGIEINNIGVEFSNSFARVIGNGRNTKFWEDIWIADKPLKEIFKRLVRLESNPNVTVSNRLHQANGSVVYSWEWTRAVTGRTKNELENLEKLLSSLVIDLGK; this is encoded by the exons ATGAAGCTTTTAAAATGCTTTGAGTTAACTTCCGGTCTAAAGGTGAATTATAACAAAAGTTGTCTTTTTGGGGTGGGTATTGATAAGATTGAAGTCGAGGAAATGGCTAGTGTTTTTGGATGCAAAAGAGGTTCCTTCCCAATGACTTATCTCGGGTTACCTATTGGTGCAAATATGAAAAAACTCTCTAATTGGAGACCGGTGATAGATAAATTTGAGAAGAGGTTGTCGGATTGGAAAGCTCGTACGATTTCTTTCGGTGGACGTTTGACCCTCGTGAATGAGGTTTTGAATAGCTTACCGTTGTACTACTTTTCGTTCTTCCGTGTTCCGCCCTCGGTGCTCAATAAACTTGAGAAAGTAAGACGTAAttttttttggggtgggtcgggtgATATTAACAAAATTTCATGGGTAAAGTGGGATGACGTTATTCGTCCTTGGGCGGATGGCGGCTTAAATCTTG GGATTGAGATAAACAACATAGGTGTCGAATTCTCAAATTCATTCGCGAGGGTAATTGGCAACGGTCGCAACACAAAATTTTGGGAAGACATTTGGATTGCGGACAAACCACTTAAAGAGATTTTCAAGAGATTAGTCCGTCTCGAATCAAACCCCAACGTCACGGTCTCTAATCGTCTTCATCAAGCTAATGGATCGGTGGTGTATTCGTGGGAATGGACACGTGCGGTTACGGGCCGTACAAAAAATGAGTTGGAAAATCTAGAAAAATTACTATCCTCTTTGGTAATTGATCTAGGGAAATAA